The Pseudomonas sp. G2-4 genome window below encodes:
- a CDS encoding response regulator, which yields MSQTATLLVIDDEPQIRKFLRISLTSQGYKVLEAGTGTEGLALAALNKPDLLVLDLGLPDMDGQQVLREFRQWSAVPVLVLSVRASEAQKVEALDNGANDYVTKPFGIQEFLARIRALLRQAPAGEAQGAALSFGPLTVDLAYRRVLLDGVEVALTRKEYAVLAQLARHPGRVITQQQLLKDIWGPTHTEDTHYLRIVVGHLRQKLADDPTGPRFIATEAGVGYRLLGEGSA from the coding sequence ATGAGCCAGACCGCGACCCTTTTGGTCATCGATGACGAACCGCAGATCCGCAAATTCCTGCGCATCAGCCTGACTTCCCAAGGCTACAAGGTGCTGGAAGCCGGTACCGGAACCGAAGGCCTGGCCCTCGCGGCGTTGAACAAGCCCGACCTGCTGGTGCTCGACCTGGGCCTGCCGGACATGGACGGCCAGCAGGTGCTGCGCGAGTTTCGCCAATGGTCGGCAGTGCCGGTGCTGGTGCTTTCGGTGCGGGCCAGCGAAGCACAGAAAGTCGAGGCGCTGGACAACGGCGCCAACGATTACGTGACCAAGCCGTTCGGCATCCAGGAGTTCCTCGCCCGCATCCGCGCGCTGTTGCGCCAGGCTCCGGCAGGCGAAGCGCAGGGCGCGGCGCTGAGCTTTGGCCCCTTGACGGTGGACCTGGCCTACCGTCGAGTGCTGCTGGACGGCGTCGAAGTGGCCTTGACCCGTAAGGAGTACGCCGTGCTGGCGCAACTGGCGCGGCACCCGGGGCGGGTCATCACCCAACAGCAACTGCTCAAGGACATCTGGGGCCCGACCCACACCGAGGACACGCATTACCTGCGGATCGTGGTCGGCCATCTGCGCCAGAAACTGGCCGACGACCCGACCGGGCCGCGATTCATTGCGACCGAGGCTGGGGTGGGGTATCGGTTGTTGGGGGAGGGCAGTGCCTGA
- a CDS encoding patatin-like phospholipase family protein, which yields MTKRVALVLGSGGARGYAHIGVIEEIERRGYDIACIAGCSMGAVVGGIYAAGKLKDYRNWIESLDYLDVLRLVDVSFRLGAIRGEKVFGQIHKIVGDINIEDLRIPYTAVATDLTNQQEIWFQEGCLHQAMRASAAIPSLFTPVMQGNRMLVDGGLLNPLPIVPVVSSHCDLIIAVNLNATNQKQYKLPVIQRPAAFRRRFDTLVNSLGSRLPFRRKQAEQLLLLEQEALKAEAGEINPWLESAEPEGQQPAAAPETEGAPKSATGSFIIDNVGPASLLDLINQSFEVMQTSLAQYKIAGYPPDVLINVPKRVCRFFEFYKAPELIALGREIARDTLDRYENEQN from the coding sequence ATGACAAAACGTGTCGCATTGGTATTGGGTTCGGGCGGCGCCCGGGGCTATGCCCATATCGGGGTGATCGAAGAAATCGAACGACGAGGCTACGACATTGCCTGCATCGCCGGTTGCTCCATGGGCGCGGTCGTGGGCGGGATCTATGCCGCGGGCAAGCTCAAGGACTACCGCAACTGGATCGAAAGCCTCGATTACCTGGATGTCCTGCGGCTGGTAGACGTCAGCTTTCGCCTGGGCGCGATTCGCGGTGAAAAAGTCTTCGGGCAGATCCACAAGATCGTCGGCGACATCAATATCGAGGACTTGCGCATCCCCTATACCGCTGTGGCCACCGACCTGACCAATCAGCAGGAGATCTGGTTCCAGGAAGGTTGCCTGCACCAGGCGATGCGTGCCTCGGCGGCGATTCCCAGCCTGTTCACGCCGGTGATGCAAGGCAACCGCATGCTGGTGGACGGCGGCCTGCTCAACCCGCTACCCATCGTGCCGGTGGTGTCGAGTCACTGCGATCTGATCATCGCAGTCAACCTCAACGCCACCAATCAGAAGCAGTACAAACTGCCGGTGATCCAGCGCCCTGCCGCATTCAGGCGCCGCTTCGACACCCTGGTCAATTCACTGGGTTCGCGCCTGCCGTTTCGCCGCAAGCAGGCCGAGCAATTGCTGCTGCTGGAGCAGGAAGCGTTGAAGGCCGAGGCCGGCGAAATCAATCCATGGCTCGAATCGGCCGAGCCCGAAGGCCAGCAACCGGCCGCCGCGCCAGAAACCGAAGGCGCACCGAAATCCGCCACCGGCTCGTTCATCATCGACAACGTCGGCCCGGCCTCGTTGCTGGACTTGATCAACCAGAGCTTCGAGGTGATGCAGACGTCCCTAGCCCAATACAAAATCGCCGGTTATCCACCGGATGTACTGATCAATGTGCCGAAACGGGTGTGTCGGTTTTTCGAGTTCTACAAGGCGCCGGAGTTGATCGCGTTGGGGCGGGAGATTGCCCGGGATACGTTGGATCGGTATGAGAATGAGCAGAACTGA
- a CDS encoding CHAD domain-containing protein, whose translation MIDRLVAQILGLEVRLLACQARLNAHTDSEALHDLRTTVRRLRSLLRPLRGLPGVEQLETAASAVGTLTTPLRDREVLAAYLEQHGKIEAAKRRQVQMAAAYPAVAASPELAQLLMILDAFPRFVRAAQRQGLLKGLRKRIEKRLDKQWKKLGEALRDPAHDRHRLRLLIKRVRYAIEAYPELDRLPKAAMPRLKSAQGALGDWHDCWQWLARAEEETDLQTCVPTWQVTMEKAEAKSDKVLDKLVASCFKKS comes from the coding sequence ATGATCGATCGGCTGGTGGCCCAAATACTGGGCCTGGAAGTCCGCCTGCTGGCCTGCCAGGCCCGCCTGAATGCCCATACCGACAGCGAAGCGCTGCATGATCTGCGCACCACGGTTCGCCGTTTGCGCAGTTTGCTTCGACCGTTGCGCGGATTGCCCGGCGTCGAACAGCTGGAAACAGCCGCTTCGGCGGTCGGCACCCTGACCACACCGTTGCGCGACCGGGAAGTGCTGGCGGCTTATCTTGAGCAGCATGGCAAGATCGAAGCGGCGAAGCGGCGCCAGGTGCAAATGGCAGCGGCATATCCCGCCGTGGCGGCCAGCCCGGAGCTGGCGCAGTTGCTGATGATCCTCGACGCGTTTCCACGTTTCGTTCGTGCCGCCCAGCGCCAGGGCCTGCTCAAAGGATTGCGCAAACGCATCGAAAAGCGCCTGGACAAACAGTGGAAAAAACTCGGTGAGGCCTTGCGCGACCCTGCCCATGACCGCCATCGCTTGCGTCTGCTGATCAAGCGCGTGCGCTATGCCATCGAAGCCTACCCTGAACTTGACCGCCTGCCCAAAGCGGCCATGCCACGGCTCAAATCTGCCCAAGGCGCACTGGGCGACTGGCACGATTGCTGGCAATGGCTGGCCAGGGCCGAGGAGGAAACCGATCTTCAAACTTGCGTGCCGACTTGGCAGGTAACGATGGAAAAGGCCGAGGCCAAGTCCGATAAGGTGCTCGACAAGCTGGTTGCGAGTTGCTTCAAAAAATCCTGA
- a CDS encoding acyl-CoA thioesterase domain-containing protein, protein MRFSDLIDAVRRQPDAVTIAPEWGQGRAMFGGLVAALQYEAMRAQVPADRPVRSLAITFVGPVEPDVPVSFEVDVLREGKAVSQVLGRAVQNGQVVTVVQGSFGASRSSVVAVQADPAPEFRSVEQCQELPYIKGGTPEFMRHLAMCWSVGGLPFSGNKSRSMGGWVRLRGDVKEEALNEGHILALVDAWPPALLPHLTQMTPGSTLTWTIEFVQPLLELTTLDWCKYLAEIDHAQDGYGHVAAKFWSADGRLIALSRQTVTIFG, encoded by the coding sequence ATGCGCTTTTCCGATTTGATCGATGCCGTGCGCCGTCAGCCAGACGCCGTGACCATCGCGCCCGAATGGGGTCAGGGGCGCGCCATGTTTGGCGGCCTGGTGGCGGCGCTGCAATACGAGGCGATGCGCGCCCAGGTGCCGGCGGATCGCCCGGTGCGCTCGTTGGCGATCACTTTTGTCGGCCCGGTCGAGCCCGACGTCCCCGTCAGTTTCGAAGTCGACGTATTGCGTGAAGGCAAGGCGGTCAGTCAGGTATTGGGGCGGGCCGTGCAGAACGGCCAGGTGGTGACTGTGGTGCAGGGCAGCTTTGGCGCATCGCGGTCCTCCGTGGTGGCGGTGCAGGCCGACCCCGCGCCTGAATTCAGAAGCGTGGAGCAATGCCAGGAGTTGCCCTACATCAAAGGTGGCACGCCGGAATTCATGCGCCACTTGGCGATGTGCTGGAGCGTCGGTGGCTTACCGTTCTCGGGCAACAAATCCCGGAGCATGGGGGGGTGGGTGCGTTTGCGCGGGGACGTGAAAGAAGAAGCGTTGAACGAAGGCCACATCCTGGCCCTGGTGGACGCCTGGCCGCCAGCGTTGTTGCCGCACCTCACGCAAATGACGCCGGGCAGTACGCTCACCTGGACCATCGAATTCGTCCAGCCGCTGCTGGAACTCACCACACTGGACTGGTGCAAATACCTGGCCGAGATCGACCACGCCCAGGACGGCTACGGCCACGTCGCCGCAAAGTTCTGGAGTGCCGATGGCCGCTTGATCGCCTTGAGCCGGCAGACGGTGACCATCTTCGGCTAA
- a CDS encoding methyl-accepting chemotaxis protein → MGAWLSNISLKYKFWAVNAVAFVTTLLLVLYAVHLEQQARNHAAQANAQAQAHLLNAWPAGQTLPKLDYVLTFQRDQAPVFNGQSLPSLVQADGWVELNAAPLFGDDPLLGAEVIRRSDDQRLAVFAHGASLGQVFGERFSQYAVAVFVLMLAMLGASQLLIRFLLSQLNTLKDVMLHVEKTGDLSARVPLACKDEVGQMATAFNAMQAGYQRVVDTVASTARQLDSGAARLASSMNDVRRGMLGQQSETDQAATAINEMSATVYHIAQHAGATRDLSKTADTLAGNGREVVSRVQQSITGLSSGVQQTAEMIGRLAEDSQKINGVVTVIHSIAEQTNLLALNAAIEAARAGEMGRGFAVVADEVRNLAKRVQSSTDEITAMIAALQAGTRDAVNFMQESSNKADDCVQQAREAGEALEQITGAVAQMRESNTQIAVAAEQQSQVAEEMNRAVVSIRDVTENTVRQTVDSATTSHELATLAGELNKAIGQLKL, encoded by the coding sequence ATGGGTGCCTGGCTTAGCAATATCTCACTGAAGTACAAATTCTGGGCGGTCAATGCGGTCGCCTTTGTCACCACCTTACTGCTGGTGCTCTACGCCGTGCACCTGGAACAACAGGCGCGCAACCACGCGGCCCAGGCGAACGCCCAGGCCCAGGCACACTTGCTCAATGCCTGGCCTGCGGGACAAACGTTGCCCAAGCTCGACTACGTCCTGACCTTCCAGCGCGATCAGGCCCCGGTTTTCAACGGACAGTCACTGCCTTCGCTGGTGCAGGCCGATGGCTGGGTCGAATTGAACGCCGCACCTCTGTTCGGCGACGATCCACTGCTGGGTGCCGAAGTGATCCGGCGAAGCGACGACCAACGGCTCGCGGTCTTCGCCCATGGCGCCAGCCTGGGCCAAGTGTTTGGTGAGCGCTTCAGCCAATACGCCGTGGCGGTGTTTGTGTTGATGCTGGCGATGCTCGGGGCCTCGCAGCTGTTGATCCGTTTTCTGCTCAGCCAACTCAACACCCTGAAGGACGTGATGCTGCACGTGGAAAAAACCGGTGACTTGTCCGCCCGCGTGCCCCTGGCCTGCAAGGACGAAGTGGGCCAGATGGCCACCGCCTTCAATGCTATGCAAGCCGGTTATCAACGGGTGGTTGATACGGTGGCCAGCACTGCCCGGCAACTGGACAGTGGTGCGGCGCGCCTGGCATCGAGCATGAACGATGTTCGTCGCGGCATGCTCGGCCAGCAGAGCGAGACTGATCAGGCGGCCACGGCGATCAACGAAATGTCTGCCACGGTTTATCACATTGCCCAGCACGCGGGCGCCACCCGCGACCTGTCGAAAACCGCCGACACCCTGGCCGGCAACGGCCGTGAAGTGGTCAGCCGCGTGCAACAGTCGATCACCGGGCTGTCGTCGGGCGTGCAGCAGACCGCCGAGATGATCGGGCGCCTGGCCGAAGACAGCCAGAAGATCAATGGCGTGGTCACTGTGATCCACAGCATTGCCGAGCAAACCAACCTGCTGGCCCTCAACGCGGCCATCGAAGCAGCACGGGCCGGGGAAATGGGCCGTGGTTTTGCCGTGGTGGCCGATGAGGTACGCAACCTGGCCAAGCGGGTACAGAGTTCCACGGATGAAATCACCGCCATGATCGCGGCCCTGCAAGCCGGAACCCGGGACGCTGTGAATTTCATGCAGGAGAGTTCAAACAAGGCCGACGATTGTGTGCAACAGGCCCGCGAGGCCGGCGAGGCACTGGAACAGATCACCGGTGCCGTGGCACAGATGCGCGAAAGCAACACCCAGATTGCGGTCGCGGCCGAGCAGCAAAGCCAGGTCGCCGAAGAGATGAACCGGGCAGTGGTAAGTATTCGCGACGTGACCGAAAACACCGTACGCCAGACCGTGGACTCGGCCACCACCAGTCATGAACTGGCGACATTGGCGGGCGAGTTGAACAAGGCGATTGGGCAGCTCAAGCTTTAG
- a CDS encoding TatD family hydrolase, whose translation MQLIDIGVNLTNPSFADKHQAVLERAYEAGVCQLVLTGTSIEGSEQALALCERLDDSAERLFSTAGIHPHSASDWTADSARHLKDLLRQSRVRAVGECGLDFNRDFSPRPQQEKVLEEHLALAVELQLPVFLHERDADQRLLEILREFRDQLPAAVVHCFTGEKKALFSYLDLDLHIGITGWICDERRGTHLHPLVRDIPRGRLMLESDAPYLLPRTLRPKPKNGRNEPAYLPEVLREVALHRGETQEDLAAHSTACARAFFGLPLIS comes from the coding sequence ATGCAACTCATCGATATCGGCGTCAACCTGACCAACCCCAGTTTCGCCGACAAACACCAGGCGGTGCTTGAGCGCGCCTATGAAGCCGGGGTCTGCCAACTGGTCCTGACTGGCACCAGCATCGAGGGCAGCGAGCAGGCGTTGGCGCTGTGCGAGCGCCTTGATGACAGCGCAGAGCGGCTATTTTCCACCGCCGGTATCCACCCCCACAGCGCCAGCGACTGGACCGCCGACAGCGCCCGGCACCTCAAGGATCTGCTTCGGCAAAGCCGCGTCCGCGCGGTGGGTGAATGCGGGCTGGATTTCAATCGGGACTTCTCCCCCCGCCCACAACAGGAAAAAGTCCTGGAAGAACACCTCGCCCTGGCGGTGGAATTGCAACTGCCGGTCTTCCTCCATGAGCGGGACGCCGACCAACGCCTGCTGGAGATCCTCCGGGAGTTTCGCGACCAGTTGCCTGCAGCGGTGGTGCACTGCTTCACCGGCGAAAAAAAGGCGCTGTTCAGTTACCTCGACCTGGACCTGCACATCGGCATCACCGGTTGGATCTGCGATGAACGCCGAGGCACCCACCTGCATCCCTTGGTACGCGACATTCCCCGCGGACGGCTGATGCTCGAAAGCGACGCGCCGTACCTGCTGCCCCGCACGCTACGACCTAAACCCAAGAACGGTCGCAACGAACCGGCCTATTTACCGGAGGTTTTGCGCGAGGTGGCTTTACACCGTGGGGAAACCCAGGAAGACCTGGCGGCCCATAGCACGGCGTGCGCCCGGGCGTTTTTTGGGTTGCCACTGATTTCCTGA
- a CDS encoding transglycosylase SLT domain-containing protein: MTRPQVLLLLCCSLLLPMPAEARLPGPVQTVAPGTVRDLAQIRSSRVLKVLVNQSRNSSGEVQGQPIGVEYHRLRAFEQYLNGHARDGQEITLKIIPKAKDQLLGALQRGEGDLVAPGELLDLQAAHAISASNPIRSDVPLLLVGIKGEKRYTRVEQLSGKTLALPNGSAAGDAVSQINQKLALLKLPPVKIEWVDPSLAVEDVLEMVQGGIFHLTIVEQPIAERWGKILPKLRFDRQVLIGEPGDEYWFVRRDAAMLRASIDQFLATYKVPSNQDAAFLRIYRRLYQVHYPLARANRQRLEKLRPVLQKHAQAQGMDWLNLAALAFKESALQPNVRSGSGPTGLMQITPAAAQRVGVSNIQNLDANVQAGAKYLALIRRKFFSSPKLNERERMAFVLAAYNMGPERVQGMRAEARRRGLNPNQWFFQVERIAMEQVGMGAVSYVNSVNKYYLAFDRERESLEPDVQKVVQRK; this comes from the coding sequence ATGACACGTCCTCAGGTCTTGCTACTGCTGTGTTGTTCGCTGTTGTTGCCGATGCCGGCCGAAGCACGGCTGCCCGGACCTGTACAGACAGTGGCGCCGGGCACGGTGCGCGACCTGGCGCAAATCCGCAGCAGCCGGGTTTTGAAGGTGCTGGTCAACCAGAGCCGCAACAGTTCCGGCGAAGTCCAGGGACAGCCCATTGGCGTCGAATACCATCGGTTGCGGGCCTTCGAGCAATACCTCAACGGCCACGCCCGGGACGGGCAGGAAATCACCCTCAAGATCATTCCCAAGGCCAAGGACCAGTTGCTCGGCGCCTTGCAGCGCGGGGAGGGCGACCTCGTGGCGCCCGGCGAATTGCTCGATCTCCAGGCCGCTCATGCGATCAGCGCCAGTAACCCGATCCGTAGTGACGTGCCGTTGCTGCTGGTGGGCATCAAGGGCGAGAAGCGCTACACACGTGTGGAACAACTGTCCGGCAAGACCCTGGCCCTGCCCAACGGCAGTGCGGCAGGGGATGCGGTGAGCCAGATCAACCAGAAGCTCGCGTTGCTCAAGTTGCCACCGGTGAAGATCGAATGGGTCGACCCCAGTTTGGCGGTGGAAGATGTACTGGAAATGGTCCAGGGCGGGATTTTCCACCTGACGATCGTCGAGCAACCCATTGCCGAGCGCTGGGGCAAGATCCTCCCCAAGTTACGCTTCGATCGTCAGGTGCTGATTGGTGAACCGGGTGACGAGTATTGGTTCGTGCGTCGCGACGCCGCCATGCTGCGGGCGAGCATCGACCAGTTCCTGGCGACCTACAAGGTACCCTCCAACCAGGACGCCGCGTTCCTGCGCATCTACCGCCGCTTGTACCAGGTGCACTATCCGCTGGCCCGGGCCAATCGCCAGCGCCTGGAGAAACTGCGCCCGGTGTTGCAAAAACATGCCCAGGCCCAGGGCATGGACTGGCTCAACCTGGCGGCCCTGGCATTCAAGGAATCAGCCCTGCAACCCAACGTCCGCAGCGGCAGCGGCCCGACCGGCCTGATGCAGATCACTCCGGCGGCGGCCCAGCGAGTCGGGGTCAGTAACATCCAGAACCTGGATGCCAATGTGCAGGCCGGCGCCAAGTACCTGGCCCTGATCCGCCGCAAGTTCTTCTCCAGCCCCAAGCTCAACGAGCGCGAGCGCATGGCCTTCGTATTGGCCGCTTACAACATGGGGCCAGAGCGCGTCCAGGGGATGCGTGCCGAGGCCCGGCGCCGGGGGCTGAACCCCAATCAATGGTTTTTCCAGGTAGAGCGCATCGCCATGGAGCAGGTGGGAATGGGCGCCGTCAGCTATGTTAATAGCGTGAATAAATACTATTTGGCGTTTGATCGGGAACGGGAGTCGCTGGAACCTGACGTACAGAAGGTCGTCCAGCGTAAATAA
- a CDS encoding DoxX family protein: MSSLINKVLFTRAGYGLTVLRIVVGIIFAAHGSQKLFGLFGGYGLTGTAQWMESIGLTPGYVMATLAGGTEFFAGLALIIGLLARPAALGLAFLSLVAIFSVHIGNGLFMANNGYEFALALLAGSIAVLIEGAGRLSVDRAIAD, translated from the coding sequence ATGAGCTCGTTGATCAATAAAGTTTTGTTTACCCGCGCTGGTTACGGTCTGACTGTCTTGCGTATCGTTGTCGGTATCATTTTCGCCGCTCACGGCTCGCAGAAACTCTTTGGCCTGTTTGGCGGCTACGGCTTGACGGGGACTGCGCAGTGGATGGAAAGCATTGGCCTGACCCCAGGTTATGTGATGGCGACACTGGCGGGCGGTACTGAGTTTTTCGCCGGGCTGGCGTTGATCATCGGTTTGCTGGCGCGTCCGGCGGCGTTGGGCCTGGCCTTCTTGTCGCTGGTGGCGATTTTCTCTGTGCACATTGGCAACGGTTTGTTCATGGCTAACAACGGTTATGAGTTTGCCCTGGCGTTGCTGGCTGGCAGTATTGCGGTGCTGATTGAAGGTGCCGGCAGGTTGTCAGTCGATCGTGCCATTGCTGATTGA